A single genomic interval of Chryseobacterium paludis harbors:
- a CDS encoding CCC motif membrane protein, with the protein MNQKLPNATTVLVLGIVAILGSCCCNGIVGVICGLIGMNLYNKDNALYQQNPSLYSDFDNLKVGRILCIIGLIIGILSLIYMIFVLSTVGWSGYMDQINQLKNMGK; encoded by the coding sequence ATGAATCAAAAATTACCAAACGCAACAACAGTATTAGTATTAGGAATCGTTGCAATCTTAGGAAGTTGCTGCTGTAACGGAATTGTTGGAGTAATCTGCGGATTAATCGGAATGAACCTTTATAATAAGGATAATGCTTTATATCAACAAAATCCAAGTTTATATTCAGATTTTGATAATTTGAAAGTAGGAAGAATATTATGTATTATCGGTCTTATTATAGGAATTCTAAGTTTAATATACATGATCTTTGTTCTTTCAACAGTGGGTTGGAGCGGTTATATGGATCAAATTAATCAATTAAAAAACATGGGTAAATAA
- a CDS encoding endonuclease, which produces MKKIILFLAFAGVANAQAPSGYYSSANGLTGASLKTALSTIITNGHQDKGYGGLWTAYKTTDIDKTYENDGSIMDIYSEKPTAADPYNYTVVTNQCGTYSVEGNCYNREHIVPQSLFNEASPMVSDVNFIRATDGKVNGMRSNYPFGKVGTATFTSKNGSKLGNSVSSGYGGTVFEPIDEFKGDVARMIFYFVTRYQSKLSTFSSGNMLGNTTFPGLQTWELNVLLAWHNQDPVSQTEIVRNNATYTYQGNRNPFIDNPAYVDQIWGSQQPSNDTQAPTTVTGLTVSGKTSSSVSLSWSASTDNVGVSSYDVYMNGSLKTNVSSTSANISGLSSSTTYNFYVVAKDTAGNTSSNSSTVSATTESGTTNPPTDCVNETFETIPTGSSSSYSTRTWTNSGITWTATDSRTDQTISNKAITVRDGSLKSSSSSNGIGSLTVTTQLKFSGSNGTFNVLVNGTQVGTIPYSATTATTTINNINVSGNVIVTLENNSTSNRVALDNLNWTCYSGTGKQSKSTASDLQIESRDLQIYPNPISNQEIFVKGETQNIKVAEIYNLQGKVMQTINSPFKNSRNSIKIKSLEQGIYILKLDNSSLKFIVK; this is translated from the coding sequence ATGAAAAAAATTATCTTATTTCTTGCTTTTGCAGGTGTTGCTAATGCCCAGGCTCCGTCGGGTTATTATTCTTCTGCAAATGGACTTACCGGTGCTTCTTTAAAAACGGCACTAAGCACCATCATAACAAATGGACATCAGGACAAAGGATATGGCGGATTATGGACCGCTTATAAAACAACTGATATTGATAAAACCTACGAAAACGATGGGTCTATTATGGATATCTATTCTGAAAAGCCTACTGCTGCGGATCCTTATAACTATACGGTAGTTACTAACCAATGTGGTACTTATTCAGTAGAAGGAAATTGCTACAACCGTGAGCATATTGTTCCACAAAGTTTATTTAATGAAGCTTCACCAATGGTTTCCGATGTGAATTTTATCAGAGCAACTGATGGAAAGGTAAATGGAATGAGATCTAATTATCCTTTCGGAAAAGTTGGAACAGCTACATTCACCTCTAAAAACGGTTCAAAACTAGGAAATTCTGTTTCTTCAGGATATGGTGGAACAGTTTTCGAGCCTATCGATGAATTCAAAGGTGATGTTGCCCGTATGATCTTTTATTTTGTAACACGTTATCAAAGCAAACTTTCTACTTTCTCTTCAGGTAACATGCTTGGAAATACAACTTTCCCTGGATTACAAACCTGGGAGCTTAATGTTTTATTAGCCTGGCATAATCAGGATCCTGTTTCTCAGACAGAAATCGTCAGAAACAATGCTACTTATACTTACCAGGGAAATAGAAATCCTTTTATTGATAATCCGGCTTATGTAGATCAAATTTGGGGATCTCAGCAGCCTTCAAATGATACACAGGCACCCACTACAGTTACAGGTCTTACCGTTTCAGGAAAAACATCCAGTAGTGTTTCTCTTTCATGGAGTGCATCAACAGATAATGTAGGAGTTTCTTCTTATGACGTTTATATGAATGGAAGCTTAAAAACCAATGTTAGCTCCACTTCTGCTAATATTTCAGGATTAAGTTCTTCTACCACCTATAATTTCTATGTAGTGGCTAAAGATACAGCTGGAAATACTTCTTCAAACAGTTCAACCGTTTCTGCAACAACAGAATCCGGAACCACTAATCCGCCAACTGATTGTGTAAATGAAACTTTTGAAACAATTCCTACAGGCAGCTCATCAAGTTATTCAACAAGAACGTGGACTAACAGTGGAATTACTTGGACAGCAACAGATTCCAGAACTGACCAGACAATTTCTAACAAAGCAATTACTGTGAGAGATGGTTCTTTAAAATCAAGCAGCTCAAGTAACGGTATTGGATCATTAACAGTGACAACTCAATTAAAATTCAGTGGAAGCAACGGAACATTCAATGTTCTTGTCAATGGAACGCAGGTAGGAACAATTCCTTATAGCGCAACAACTGCAACTACCACTATTAATAACATCAATGTTTCCGGTAATGTGATTGTGACATTAGAAAATAATTCAACAAGTAACAGAGTGGCTCTTGACAACCTAAACTGGACTTGTTACTCTGGAACGGGAAAGCAAAGCAAGAGCACTGCTTCCGACTTACAGATAGAATCCAGAGATTTACAAATCTACCCTAACCCAATTTCAAATCAGGAAATCTTCGTTAAAGGTGAGACTCAAAATATTAAAGTAGCGGAGATCTATAATTTACAAGGGAAAGTAATGCAGACTATTAACAGCCCTTTTAAAAACAGCAGAAACTCAATTAAAATTAAAAGTCTTGAACAGGGAATTTACATTCTAAAATTAGATAACTCTAGTTTGAAGTTTATCGTTAAATAA
- a CDS encoding DUF4136 domain-containing protein, with translation MKKYIFILLAAATLGLTSCSPFQVRSDYAETANFTSYKTYKIRIDDLKLNDIDKDRVLNELSRQLQTKGLSSGENPDLIVNVKANHKKITDINSTSPYGMWGWGGSFGWGIGMSRTWTSNYNEGALIVDLIDTKTNKLVWQGIGSGISVDSPKSKQRQIPEIMAEIMKNYPPQRK, from the coding sequence ATGAAAAAATATATTTTTATTTTGTTAGCCGCGGCTACTTTAGGATTAACTTCTTGTAGCCCATTTCAGGTACGTTCTGACTACGCCGAAACAGCAAATTTCACATCTTATAAAACTTATAAAATAAGAATTGATGACTTGAAATTGAATGATATTGATAAAGATAGAGTTCTGAATGAACTATCGAGACAATTACAAACTAAAGGTCTTTCATCAGGAGAAAATCCAGATTTAATTGTCAATGTAAAAGCCAATCACAAAAAAATAACAGATATTAACAGTACTTCTCCTTACGGAATGTGGGGATGGGGTGGTTCTTTCGGTTGGGGAATTGGAATGAGCAGAACATGGACGAGCAACTACAACGAGGGGGCTCTAATTGTTGATCTTATTGACACAAAAACCAATAAACTTGTTTGGCAGGGAATCGGTAGCGGAATTTCTGTAGATTCTCCAAAATCAAAACAAAGACAAATTCCAGAAATCATGGCGGAAATAATGAAAAATTATCCTCCACAGAGAAAATAA
- a CDS encoding DUF5522 domain-containing protein has product MAHFDIKEHEDFYYNEQGYKVFTEKFHLKRGYCCKSGCRHCPYGYDKKTDTFIKNDKKNK; this is encoded by the coding sequence ATGGCTCATTTTGACATCAAAGAACATGAAGACTTTTACTACAATGAACAAGGGTACAAAGTTTTTACAGAAAAGTTTCATCTGAAACGAGGATATTGTTGTAAGAGTGGCTGTAGACACTGTCCTTACGGATACGATAAAAAGACCGATACATTCATTAAAAACGATAAAAAAAATAAATAA